In the genome of Porphyrobacter sp. ULC335, one region contains:
- a CDS encoding NepR family anti-sigma factor → MASNHRQGGNGSGGKDGALQRPPEWADGLKQLYDSVVEEALPDSFKDLLDRLDATPPARGGGGSQNSRDTSQ, encoded by the coding sequence ATGGCCTCGAATCACAGACAGGGTGGCAATGGCAGCGGGGGCAAGGATGGCGCCCTGCAACGCCCGCCCGAATGGGCCGACGGGCTGAAGCAGCTCTATGATTCGGTGGTCGAGGAAGCCCTGCCAGACAGCTTCAAGGACTTGCTCGACCGGCTCGACGCGACCCCTCCCGCCCGCGGCGGGGGCGGATCGCAGAATAGC
- a CDS encoding CHASE domain-containing protein, with product MDDSGTMRYQFGSATGPSVPLCADARTGLRIIDPLAFNPDDDAAALPPPTSSGRARRWLVLYPRAIPLVIFLALAAITALSVFAIESNARARERAVMREYAQGVSAALDRSGSGFTSYLRAGAALFASVEEVSPDTFDSFVRALKLNTEYSGAEGIGWIPVIEARDLPAFLARTRASQPAYPDIYPSPSSTTGRIAPVAMFAPATATNRRALGYDMYSDAARAAAMAEAELTLRPAASGRIVLVQETSGTAPAFAIYMPVFRLAGAGEASGDRRLAGFVYTPFRAREFLDSAIDRQGQGRFGVRLYDGEVSTGHLLVSHTIADSAKETVEQEVTIADRKLMLVIESANVQVLSPLSMVTLIFGLALASLLMLLARLLTQQAFEDQARLAFFEEQHSIRNSLTRELNHRVKNTLANVLSILSLTRRRASGLDDFADSLEGRIRALSATHDLLTVTDWGTTPIRAVIEAELQHFRVALGDAILLDGPELELAPNDALSFGLAIHELATNAAKYGALSVAGGTITIRWQRGEDPAAETEWAEVEWQETGGPPVPTQRRRGFGTELIEKVVAHELRQPVTLDFAPTGVRCVLRVPVRRPADFRIREKDADRRGKV from the coding sequence TTGGACGATTCGGGAACGATGCGCTACCAGTTTGGTTCCGCCACCGGCCCCAGCGTTCCGCTTTGCGCCGATGCCCGCACAGGATTGCGCATTATCGACCCGCTCGCATTCAACCCCGATGACGATGCGGCCGCGCTGCCGCCGCCGACCTCCTCGGGGCGGGCGCGGCGCTGGCTGGTGCTGTATCCGCGCGCGATCCCGCTGGTGATTTTCCTCGCGCTGGCCGCGATCACCGCGCTCAGCGTCTTCGCCATCGAGAGTAATGCCCGCGCCCGCGAACGCGCGGTGATGCGCGAATATGCGCAAGGCGTGTCCGCCGCGCTCGACCGCAGCGGCAGCGGCTTCACCTCATACCTGCGCGCAGGCGCGGCGCTGTTCGCCAGTGTCGAGGAAGTGAGCCCCGACACCTTCGACAGCTTCGTGCGCGCGCTGAAGCTCAATACCGAATATTCGGGCGCCGAGGGGATCGGCTGGATTCCGGTGATCGAGGCGCGCGATCTGCCCGCCTTCCTTGCCCGCACCCGCGCCAGCCAGCCGGCCTATCCCGACATCTATCCCAGCCCGTCCAGCACCACCGGCCGGATCGCGCCCGTCGCCATGTTCGCGCCTGCCACTGCGACCAACCGCCGCGCGCTGGGCTATGACATGTATTCCGACGCCGCCCGCGCCGCCGCCATGGCCGAGGCGGAACTGACGCTTCGCCCCGCCGCATCGGGCCGGATCGTGCTGGTGCAGGAAACCAGCGGCACTGCGCCCGCCTTTGCCATTTACATGCCGGTGTTCCGGCTGGCCGGGGCGGGTGAGGCATCCGGCGACCGGCGGCTGGCAGGCTTTGTCTACACGCCGTTCCGCGCGCGCGAATTCCTCGATTCCGCGATCGACCGGCAGGGGCAGGGCCGGTTTGGCGTGCGGCTTTACGATGGCGAGGTTTCGACCGGGCACCTGCTGGTTTCCCACACCATCGCGGATTCCGCCAAGGAAACGGTCGAGCAGGAAGTCACCATCGCCGACCGCAAGCTGATGCTGGTGATCGAAAGTGCCAATGTGCAGGTGCTCTCCCCGCTGTCGATGGTGACGCTGATCTTCGGCCTCGCGCTGGCGAGCCTGCTGATGCTGCTGGCGCGGTTGCTGACGCAGCAGGCGTTCGAGGATCAGGCGCGGCTCGCCTTCTTTGAAGAACAGCATTCGATCCGCAACTCGCTGACGCGGGAACTCAACCACCGGGTCAAGAACACGCTGGCCAACGTGCTGTCGATCCTGTCGCTGACCCGCCGCCGGGCGAGCGGGCTGGATGACTTCGCCGACAGTCTGGAAGGCCGGATCCGGGCGCTATCGGCGACGCATGATCTGCTCACTGTGACGGACTGGGGCACAACCCCGATCCGCGCGGTGATCGAGGCGGAGTTGCAGCACTTCCGCGTGGCGCTGGGGGATGCGATCCTGCTTGACGGGCCGGAGCTGGAACTGGCGCCCAATGATGCGCTGTCCTTCGGTCTTGCGATCCACGAACTTGCCACCAACGCCGCCAAGTATGGCGCGTTGAGCGTGGCAGGCGGGACCATCACGATCCGCTGGCAGCGCGGCGAGGACCCGGCGGCCGAGACCGAATGGGCGGAAGTCGAATGGCAGGAGACCGGTGGGCCGCCCGTCCCCACCCAGCGCCGCCGCGGGTTCGGGACCGAGCTGATCGAGAAGGTCGTCGCCCACGAATTGCGCCAGCCGGTGACGCTCGACTTCGCCCCGACCGGCGTGCGCTGCGTGCTGCGTGTGCCGGTGCGGCGTCCCGCAGACTTCCGCATCCGCGAGAAAGACGCGGATCGGCGGGGGAAAGTCTAG
- a CDS encoding response regulator encodes MSLGNQIAANLPFLRRYARALTGSQASGDAFVREMLEAVLADEDLKASLAGGRVPLYRAFGKVWASASGSAAAGTAASEHEAGAQARLGAITPPARQALLLTTLEDFTTSEAAAILDRTPAEIEALVAEAIADIERGQTTSVLIIEDEPLIAMQLEDLVTGLGHTVSGTAATRTQARAAVAEAMPGLVLADIQLADGSSGLDAVDDILSVGAMPVIFITAYPERLLTGDRPEPTYLVTKPFQEATVRAAISQALFFGSTRPL; translated from the coding sequence ATGTCTCTCGGAAACCAGATCGCCGCCAACCTGCCGTTTCTGCGCCGCTATGCCCGCGCTTTGACCGGATCGCAGGCGAGCGGGGACGCCTTTGTGCGAGAGATGCTGGAAGCGGTGTTGGCTGACGAGGACCTCAAGGCCAGCCTCGCAGGCGGGCGCGTGCCGCTTTACCGCGCCTTCGGCAAGGTTTGGGCGAGCGCCTCGGGCAGCGCCGCAGCCGGCACCGCCGCCAGCGAGCATGAGGCCGGCGCGCAGGCCCGCCTGGGTGCAATCACACCCCCGGCGCGGCAGGCGCTGCTGCTCACCACGCTGGAAGATTTCACCACCTCGGAAGCCGCAGCAATTCTCGACCGCACGCCTGCGGAGATCGAAGCGCTCGTCGCCGAGGCCATCGCCGATATCGAGCGCGGGCAGACCACCAGCGTGCTGATCATCGAGGATGAGCCGCTGATCGCCATGCAGCTCGAAGACCTCGTCACGGGCCTCGGTCACACGGTCAGCGGCACCGCAGCCACGCGCACGCAGGCGCGCGCTGCCGTTGCAGAAGCGATGCCGGGGCTGGTGCTGGCCGATATCCAGCTCGCCGACGGATCATCGGGGCTCGACGCAGTCGACGACATCCTGAGCGTTGGCGCGATGCCGGTGATCTTCATCACGGCCTATCCCGAGCGTCTGCTGACCGGCGACCGGCCCGAGCCGACCTATCTGGTCACCAAGCCGTTCCAGGAAGCGACCGTGCGCGCGGCGATCAGCCAGGCGCTGTTTTTCGGGTCGACACGGCCTTTGTGA